The nucleotide sequence TGACAAGTCACCCTTTGATTTCCCACCCATGATCGACTTGCCCGCCCGCCGATTCCGTTGCACCGTCGCGTTTGTGATTGCCGGATGCCTGTCTGTCCCGCCGACCGTGGTGGTTGCCCAGACCGCACACCAGCATCCCTTGTCTTCCCAGGTCCCTTGGCCGACCAAGTCGGGTCCGTCCGCCAACGGGACCGTACCGACGACCATGGCGGGCCGGATCTGGAAAACGTGGGACTGGGAAAGCGGCCAAGGCATCGATTGGACCACCTCGCTGGAACACGGCGGCCACAGCACGCCGGTGGTCGGATCCGGCCGCATCTGGCTGACATCGGCGACCGATGACGGTAAGCGACAATTTATCACCGCGGTTGATTCGGCCAGTGGTAAAGTCGTCCATCACCGCATGTTGTTCCAAAACAATACACCGGAGCCACTTGGGAATCCGGTCAACAATTACGCGGCGCCCACGCCGTATTTGGAACCCAATGCGGTCTATGTCCATTTCGGCACCTATGGTACGGCGCGACTGGACGTGGAAAGCGGAGCCACGGTTTGGCAGCGTCGCGACATCAACGTGCGTCACTTTCGTGGCCCCGGATCGTCGCCCGTGGTGGTCGGCGACCTTGTGATTTTGACCTTCGATGGCATCGACCATCAGTTCGTTACGGCGCTGGACAAACACACCGGGCGAACGGTCTGGACGACGCCACGCAGTACGGATTTTGGCGACCTGG is from Crateriforma conspicua and encodes:
- a CDS encoding outer membrane protein assembly factor BamB family protein; protein product: MIDLPARRFRCTVAFVIAGCLSVPPTVVVAQTAHQHPLSSQVPWPTKSGPSANGTVPTTMAGRIWKTWDWESGQGIDWTTSLEHGGHSTPVVGSGRIWLTSATDDGKRQFITAVDSASGKVVHHRMLFQNNTPEPLGNPVNNYAAPTPYLEPNAVYVHFGTYGTARLDVESGATVWQRRDINVRHFRGPGSSPVVVGDLVILTFDGIDHQFVTALDKHTGRTVWTTPRSTDFGDLDDDGRPLRDGDLRKAFGTPAVFRRGDQTQIVSVGSRAAFGYDAGTGEEIWTVRHDDYNASAQPLVFRDTVIINTGSRGAELMAIRIDDSTVGDVTDTHVVWNHDRGNARLSYPVLCNDMVIWITDSGVATAVDAAEGFELWKHRIGGNYVASPLVDDDTVYFFNSDGQCVIAKVDHDGLTEQRRNTIGESMTASPAVSGDGLILRAGKTLAKITVH